In Littorina saxatilis isolate snail1 linkage group LG8, US_GU_Lsax_2.0, whole genome shotgun sequence, a single genomic region encodes these proteins:
- the LOC138974627 gene encoding uncharacterized protein, with product MASGTKRRRSSKADSELGMSEAWRNDVLKWYPDLDTRAYFVPPVYMKRINYDVEHIAQQQVAVPRAAVEKTPKGTFEVNESDELEDHEQQRILHCLKKFCERGSASAPGYNADYEKVMFVLSQLQFTSYLAEPCFASAAKKMRRPEDLKKENKERGDFDILIIHRRYGLMAAEIKSVGTLFTGKPDSQESEDKTLVSRLKRIIKQLDKSEDVLKHVTGDMQNKPRVTKTLMLPNITTSQLQRVLKDNPDIKKELCACFGIADTEDPVCLCLTSDQLSDRNSFWEVTDDVITGMDQWWKALMTSRGEDPAMTKDVYEELVARFAGPATTVEVFCPSAVSKASKVVRTEGEGVSETAARFMDFVLHQGQVQILNSGERLVYLTVNGN from the exons ATGGCTTCAGGCACCAAACGTCGACGCTCGAGCAAAGCTGATAGCGAGCTCGGTATGTCGGAG GCATGGCGAAACGACGTTCTCAAATGGTACCCAGATCTGGACACACGGGCGTATTTCGTGCCCCCTGTCTACATGAAGCGCATCAACTATGACGTGGAGCACATCGCTCAGCAGCAAGTGGCTGTGCCCAGAGCAGCCGTCGAAAAGACACCAAAAGGAACCTTCGAGGTGAACGAGAGCGACGAGCTGGAGGATCACGAACAGCAGCGCATTCTTCACTGTCTCAAGAAGTTCTGTGAGCGAGGTAGCGCATCTGCGCCCGGATATAACGCAGATTATGAGAAG GTGATGTTCGTCCTGTCCCAGCTCCAGTTCACCAGCTACCTGGCAGAGCCTTGCTTCGCTTCTGCAGCCAAGAAAATGCGTCGACCCGAGGACCTGAAGAAAGAGAACAAAGAAAGAGGAGACTTTGACATCCTCATCATCCACCGACGCTACGGGCTGATGGCAGCTGAGATCAAGTCTGTGGGCACACTGTTCACTGGGAAGCCGGATTCCCAGGAAAGCGAGGACAAGACGTTGGTAAGCAGACTCAAGCGGATCATCAAACAGCTGGACAAGTCTGAAGACGTTCTGAAGCACGTGACTGGAGACATGCAAAACAAACCTCGGGTGACCAAGACCCTGATGCTTCCCAACATCACCACTTCTCAGCTACAGCGGGTGTTGAAGGACAATCCCGACATCAAAAAG GAGCTGTGTGCTTGTTTTGGCATAGCCGATACTGAAGAccccgtgtgtctgtgtctgacgtCGGATCAACTGTCAGACAGAAATAGTTTCTGGGAGGtcactgatgacgtcataacgGGAATGGATCAGTGGTGGAAGGCCTTGATGACGAGCAGAGGCGAGGACCCCGCTATGACGAAGGATGTGTATGAAGAGCTTGTGGCCAG ATTTGCAGGCCCAGCAACAACAGTGGAGGTGTTCTGTCCGTCAGCAGTGAGCAAAGCCTCCAAGGTGGTTCGCACTGAGGGGGAAGGGGTGTCGGAGACTGCTGCTCGCTTCATGGACTTTGTGCTGCACCAGGGGCAGGTCCAGATTCTCAACTCTGGTGAACGTCTCGTCTACCTCACAG TCAATGGAAATTAG